The Streptococcus viridans genome includes a window with the following:
- a CDS encoding competence/damage-inducible protein A, with translation MKAEIIAVGTEILTGQIVNTNAQFLSEKLAGLGIDVYFQTAVGDNADRLLSVLAIARDRSDLVILTGGLGPTEDDLTKQTLAQFLGRDLTFDPEAMAKLDRFFASRPDHVRTPNNLRQAQIVTGSTPLQNLTGLAVGGLIEVEGVSYVVLPGPPSELKPMVNDELVPLLATGEKLYSRVLRFFGIGESQLVTVLADVIDGQTDPTVAPYAKTGEVTLRLSTKAASQEQADQKLDQLEQVILRHETLDGQALSQLFYGYGDDNSLAKVAFELLRERGLTLTAAESLTAGMFQSTLANFSGASAVLPGGFVTYSIEEKSKMLQIPLAELQEHGVVSAHTAERMAAQAHLLTGADYGVSLTGVAGPDSLEGHPAGTVFIGIAGPKGVQSIKVNIAGRSRMDVRKVAVLHAFNLVRRTVLLDENLL, from the coding sequence ATGAAAGCAGAGATCATTGCAGTAGGAACTGAAATTCTCACAGGACAGATTGTCAATACCAATGCGCAATTCTTATCAGAAAAGTTGGCAGGTCTAGGGATCGACGTTTATTTCCAAACTGCAGTTGGAGATAATGCCGATCGTCTCTTGTCTGTTCTTGCAATCGCGCGTGATCGAAGTGATCTCGTCATCCTCACGGGAGGACTCGGACCGACCGAAGACGACCTGACCAAGCAGACCCTAGCGCAGTTCTTGGGTAGAGACCTGACCTTTGATCCAGAAGCAATGGCCAAGTTGGATCGCTTCTTTGCCAGTCGGCCAGACCATGTCCGAACTCCCAACAATCTGAGACAAGCGCAAATAGTGACAGGCTCAACACCGCTCCAAAATCTGACCGGTTTGGCAGTGGGAGGGCTGATTGAAGTAGAGGGTGTTAGCTATGTCGTCTTGCCTGGTCCCCCTAGTGAATTGAAACCCATGGTTAATGATGAGTTAGTGCCCTTGCTAGCCACAGGCGAGAAGCTCTACTCACGTGTCTTGCGCTTCTTTGGGATTGGGGAAAGCCAGCTGGTAACCGTTCTAGCCGATGTGATTGATGGCCAGACGGACCCGACGGTGGCTCCTTATGCTAAGACCGGAGAAGTGACCTTGCGCTTGTCAACCAAGGCTGCATCACAAGAGCAGGCTGATCAGAAATTGGATCAGTTGGAGCAAGTGATCCTCCGTCATGAGACTTTGGATGGTCAAGCCTTGAGCCAGCTCTTCTATGGCTATGGTGATGACAATTCCCTAGCCAAGGTTGCTTTTGAACTCTTACGAGAGAGAGGTTTGACCCTAACCGCAGCAGAGAGCTTGACGGCCGGGATGTTCCAGTCGACTCTGGCTAATTTTTCAGGAGCCTCAGCAGTCCTACCAGGAGGTTTCGTCACTTACAGCATAGAGGAAAAGAGCAAAATGCTCCAAATCCCCCTAGCTGAGTTGCAAGAACATGGAGTGGTCTCTGCCCATACAGCTGAGCGGATGGCAGCGCAAGCCCATCTCTTAACAGGGGCTGACTATGGAGTCAGTCTGACAGGTGTTGCTGGTCCAGACAGTCTAGAAGGCCACCCAGCAGGGACCGTTTTTATTGGAATTGCGGGTCCTAAAGGAGTCCAATCAATCAAGGTCAATATCGCTGGCCGGAGTCGTATGGATGTTCGTAAAGTTGCAGTCCTCCATGCCTTTAATCTGGTACGCCGGACTGTATTATTAGATGAAAATTTGCTATAA
- a CDS encoding DNA-3-methyladenine glycosylase I, whose protein sequence is MPKRCGWVKMNNPLYVAYHDEEWGQPLHDDQGLFELLCMETYQAGLSWETVLNKRQAFQESFHGYHLQRVAEMTDSELESLLDNPAIIRNRAKIFATRANAQAFLQVQVEFGTFDAYLWSFVDGKTIVNDVPDYSQAPAKTPLSERLSKDLKKHGFKFTGPVAVLSFLQAAGLVNDHENDCEWKNPNN, encoded by the coding sequence ATGCCAAAACGTTGTGGCTGGGTTAAAATGAACAACCCGCTCTATGTAGCCTACCATGATGAGGAATGGGGACAGCCTCTCCACGATGACCAGGGGCTTTTTGAGTTGCTCTGTATGGAGACCTATCAGGCTGGTTTGTCTTGGGAAACGGTCCTCAATAAACGGCAGGCTTTCCAGGAATCTTTTCATGGTTACCATCTTCAACGCGTCGCAGAGATGACCGACTCTGAACTGGAATCCTTGTTAGACAATCCAGCAATTATCCGAAATCGAGCCAAGATTTTTGCGACACGGGCCAATGCTCAAGCCTTTTTACAAGTCCAGGTAGAGTTTGGCACCTTTGATGCCTATCTCTGGTCTTTTGTCGATGGAAAAACCATTGTCAATGATGTTCCAGATTACAGTCAAGCACCAGCTAAGACGCCTTTATCTGAGAGATTATCCAAGGATCTCAAAAAACATGGCTTCAAGTTTACAGGCCCCGTTGCGGTCCTATCCTTTCTACAGGCTGCAGGCCTGGTCAATGATCATGAGAATGATTGTGAATGGAAAAATCCGAATAACTAA
- the ruvA gene encoding Holliday junction branch migration protein RuvA, with translation MYEYIKGILTKITAKYIVVETAGIGYLLHVANPYAYSGKMNQEVQVYLHQVVREDAHLLYGFATEEEKQLFLNLISVSGIGPVSALAIIAADDNAGLVQAIESKNITYLTKFPKIGKKTAQQMVLDLEGKINLDLEDAPAQTKAKATEENQALEEAMEAMLALGYKATELKKIKKFFEGTTDTAENYIKSALKMLVK, from the coding sequence ATGTACGAATACATTAAAGGAATTTTAACGAAAATCACCGCTAAATACATCGTGGTGGAAACGGCTGGGATCGGCTATCTCTTGCATGTGGCCAACCCCTATGCCTACTCTGGTAAAATGAATCAAGAGGTGCAAGTTTATCTGCACCAAGTGGTCCGTGAAGATGCTCACCTTCTCTATGGCTTTGCGACTGAAGAAGAGAAACAGCTCTTTTTAAACTTGATCTCAGTCTCTGGGATTGGACCTGTCTCAGCTCTGGCTATCATTGCTGCAGATGACAATGCAGGCCTTGTCCAAGCCATCGAAAGCAAGAACATCACCTACTTGACCAAGTTTCCAAAGATCGGCAAGAAAACAGCCCAACAGATGGTGCTGGACTTGGAAGGTAAGATCAATCTCGATCTAGAAGATGCACCGGCTCAGACAAAAGCTAAGGCGACAGAAGAGAACCAAGCCTTAGAAGAAGCCATGGAAGCTATGTTGGCATTGGGCTACAAGGCAACGGAGCTTAAGAAAATCAAGAAATTCTTTGAAGGCACGACCGATACAGCAGAGAACTATATCAAGTCTGCCCTGAAGATGTTGGTGAAATAG
- the mutL gene encoding DNA mismatch repair endonuclease MutL, with amino-acid sequence MSQIIELPEILANQIAAGEVIERPASVVKELVENSIDAGASQIVVEIEEAGLKSIQITDNGQGIAHEEVELALRRHATSKIKSQADLFRIRTLGFRGEALPSIASVSVMTILTAQEGASHGTKLEAKGGEITSLEPATSPVGTKITVEDLFFNTPARLKYMKSQQAELSHVVDILNRLSLAHPEIAFTLINDGHEMTRTAGTGNLRQAIAGVYGLATAKKMVAIETGDLDFEVSGFVSLPELTRANRNYISLFINGRYIKNFLLNRAILDGYGSKLMVGRFPIAVINIQIDPYLADVNVHPTKQEVRISKERELMALISQAIVSALKEQDLIPDALENLAKSTLRRTEKPVQTSLPLKENSLYYDRDKGDFFVRPEVAESQPSGELTPEQTVLFASEEGNQEAKSPAIKFAERKAPQYDQLDHPELDLASLDKAYDKLEGEEHSTFPELEYFGQMHGTYLFAQGNGGLYIIDQHAAQERVKYEEYRESIGDVDGSQQQLLVPYIFEFPADDLIRLQQRKHLLEEVGVYLEEYGANQLILREHPIWMKEEEIESGIYEMCDMLLLTKEVSIKKYRAELAIMMSCKRSIKANHTLDDYSARDLIYQLSQCDNPYNCPHGRPVLVNFTKSDMEKMFRRIQENHTSLRELGKY; translated from the coding sequence ATGTCACAGATTATCGAATTACCAGAAATTTTAGCCAATCAAATCGCTGCCGGTGAGGTCATCGAGCGCCCTGCTAGTGTGGTCAAGGAACTGGTTGAAAACTCCATCGATGCGGGAGCTAGTCAGATTGTCGTAGAGATCGAAGAAGCTGGCTTAAAGAGCATTCAAATCACGGATAATGGACAAGGGATTGCCCATGAGGAAGTGGAATTAGCTCTTCGTCGCCATGCGACTAGTAAGATCAAGAGTCAAGCAGATCTCTTTCGTATCCGGACCCTAGGCTTCCGTGGCGAGGCCTTGCCGTCTATTGCCTCTGTCAGTGTCATGACCATCCTGACAGCTCAGGAAGGAGCTAGTCATGGGACCAAGCTAGAGGCTAAAGGGGGCGAAATCACTTCTCTTGAGCCGGCGACTAGCCCTGTGGGGACTAAAATCACAGTTGAGGACCTCTTTTTCAATACACCAGCCCGCCTCAAATATATGAAGAGCCAGCAGGCAGAGTTGTCCCATGTCGTCGACATTCTCAACCGCCTGAGTCTGGCCCATCCAGAGATTGCCTTTACCTTGATCAATGACGGCCATGAAATGACACGGACGGCAGGAACGGGGAATCTCCGTCAAGCCATCGCAGGAGTCTACGGGCTCGCTACCGCTAAGAAAATGGTTGCCATCGAGACAGGTGATTTGGACTTTGAAGTGTCGGGCTTCGTCTCTTTGCCAGAATTGACCCGGGCCAATCGCAATTACATTAGTCTCTTTATCAACGGTCGTTACATCAAGAATTTCTTGCTCAATCGGGCCATCTTGGACGGCTACGGCAGTAAACTCATGGTTGGACGCTTCCCGATAGCGGTCATCAATATTCAGATTGACCCCTATCTAGCGGATGTCAATGTCCACCCGACCAAGCAAGAGGTGCGCATTTCTAAAGAACGAGAACTAATGGCCTTGATCTCCCAGGCCATTGTCTCCGCTTTGAAAGAGCAGGATCTGATTCCAGATGCTTTGGAAAATCTAGCCAAGTCGACGCTTCGTCGAACAGAAAAACCAGTCCAGACCAGTCTCCCTCTAAAAGAAAATAGCCTCTATTACGACCGAGACAAGGGAGACTTCTTTGTCCGTCCAGAGGTTGCAGAATCCCAGCCAAGTGGTGAATTGACCCCAGAGCAAACGGTTCTCTTTGCCTCAGAAGAGGGAAATCAGGAGGCTAAATCACCAGCCATCAAATTTGCGGAGCGAAAGGCGCCTCAGTATGATCAACTGGACCATCCAGAGTTGGATCTAGCTAGTCTAGATAAGGCTTATGACAAGTTGGAAGGAGAAGAACATTCGACCTTCCCAGAGTTGGAATATTTCGGTCAGATGCATGGGACCTATCTCTTTGCCCAAGGCAATGGGGGTCTTTACATCATTGACCAGCATGCGGCCCAAGAGCGGGTCAAATACGAAGAATACCGGGAGAGCATCGGGGACGTAGACGGCAGTCAGCAACAACTGCTGGTGCCTTATATCTTTGAATTCCCTGCAGACGATCTGATCCGCCTGCAACAGCGTAAACACCTCCTAGAGGAAGTGGGCGTCTATCTAGAAGAGTACGGAGCCAACCAGTTGATCTTGCGGGAGCATCCGATTTGGATGAAGGAAGAAGAGATCGAGTCGGGTATCTATGAGATGTGTGATATGCTCCTTTTGACCAAGGAAGTGTCCATCAAGAAATACCGGGCGGAGTTGGCCATCATGATGTCTTGCAAACGCTCCATCAAGGCCAATCACACACTGGACGATTACTCCGCACGGGATCTCATCTACCAACTGTCCCAATGTGACAACCCTTATAACTGTCCCCACGGCCGTCCCGTCTTGGTCAACTTCACCAAATCGGACATGGAAAAGATGTTCCGACGCATTCAGGAAAATCACACTAGCCTACGAGAATTGGGCAAATATTAA
- a CDS encoding LytTR family DNA-binding domain-containing protein — protein sequence MKVTVTIDPHFQEEGVAITGPQPSERIQKVQQFIEELDQKERLRAKKEGETYLVETHLFHRFYIENRQVVGETKDDHFILTGPLYQLSQDLPIYFLKISQSEIINTKEIDHLHFTSSGSVQINLKNGTITYSSRRYLKAIKEKLSC from the coding sequence ATGAAAGTAACAGTTACCATTGACCCCCATTTTCAAGAAGAAGGCGTAGCCATCACAGGGCCACAACCTAGCGAACGCATCCAGAAAGTCCAACAATTCATTGAGGAATTGGACCAGAAGGAACGCTTGCGAGCGAAAAAGGAGGGGGAAACCTATCTTGTAGAGACTCACTTGTTTCATCGGTTCTATATTGAAAACCGTCAAGTCGTTGGGGAAACAAAGGATGATCACTTCATCCTCACCGGCCCCCTCTACCAACTCTCTCAAGACTTGCCCATCTATTTTTTAAAAATTTCCCAATCTGAAATTATCAATACCAAAGAAATCGATCACCTGCATTTTACCAGCAGCGGATCGGTCCAAATCAATCTGAAAAACGGGACCATCACCTATTCGTCTCGTCGCTATTTAAAAGCTATTAAGGAGAAATTATCATGTTAA
- a CDS encoding DUF3021 domain-containing protein, whose protein sequence is MLKTHLSNASKGIFIGLTLSIVFSFLNSPSTYMPLSPSSGVGQWMQAHDVHGSLVMLYCILIWAGIGLLFSLGKNLFNKDWSLLRATLSHYLLMLFGFLPLATLGGWFPIQISFYISVIIEFSLVYLVIWAVSYHIYKKKVEEINQQLQGKA, encoded by the coding sequence ATGTTAAAGACTCATCTATCGAATGCCTCTAAAGGCATCTTCATCGGCCTTACCCTCTCTATCGTCTTTTCTTTCCTAAACTCACCTTCCACTTACATGCCTCTCAGTCCAAGTTCAGGCGTTGGACAATGGATGCAAGCCCACGACGTGCATGGATCCCTTGTCATGCTCTATTGTATCCTTATATGGGCTGGCATCGGCTTGCTCTTCAGCTTAGGAAAAAACCTGTTCAACAAAGACTGGAGCCTCCTCCGTGCGACCCTCAGCCACTACCTTTTGATGCTCTTTGGTTTTCTACCTTTGGCAACCTTGGGAGGCTGGTTCCCAATCCAAATCAGCTTCTACATCTCCGTCATTATAGAGTTTAGCCTTGTGTACTTGGTTATCTGGGCGGTTTCTTATCACATTTACAAGAAAAAAGTAGAAGAGATCAACCAACAGTTGCAAGGGAAAGCCTGA
- the mutS gene encoding DNA mismatch repair protein MutS, with protein MAAEKISPGMQQYLDIKKDYPDAFLLFRMGDFYELFYEDAVNAAQILEISLTSRNKNAENPIPMAGVPYHSAQQYIDVLIEKGYKVAIAEQMEDPKQAVGVVKREVVQVITPGTVVDSTKPDSANNFLVALSHDETDYGLAYMDLVTGEFQVTSLNDFAMVCGEIRNLRAREIVLTYSLSEGEERVLLGQMNLLLSPISEVAEDVQLLGADLTHLERIAAGGLLQYVQETQKRELHHIKPAHHYEVRDFLQMDYATKASLDLTENARTGKKHGSLYWLLDESKTAMGGRLLRAWIQKPLMDRHRIEERQEIIQVFLDHFFERSDLADRLKGVYDIERLASRVSFGKTTPKDLLQLGETLRHVPLIKSLLVEMGEPVLDLLVAQLDELPELCRLIEAAIDPDAPIVLTEGNIIRTGFDPTLDQYRVVLREGTGWIAEIEAKEREASGITGLKIDYNKKDGYYFHVTNSQLSRVPAHFFRKATLKNSERFGTEELARIEGEMLEAREQSTSLEYAIFLRIREEVGKYIQRLQSLAQALATVDVLQGLACVAERQQLTRPVFQEARDIRIEKGRHPVVEKVMGAQSYIPNSISMDETCDIQLITGPNMSGKSTYMRQLAIIVIMAQVGSFVPAQAATLPLFDAIYTRIGAADDLVSGQSTFMVEMMEANNAIRQATPASLILFDELGRGTATYDGMALAQAIIEYIHDRTGAKTLFATHYHELTDLEQTLSRLRNVHVATLEKDGQVTFLHRIEEGPADKSYGIHVAKIAGLPSDLLKRADTILSQLEGQSHEVPMATPTQESSPQVGEQISLFEATSSHSVLEELKNLDIYNMTPMEVMMAVAEMKKRI; from the coding sequence ATGGCAGCAGAAAAAATATCACCTGGCATGCAGCAATACCTAGATATCAAAAAAGACTATCCGGATGCTTTTTTGCTCTTTCGGATGGGGGATTTTTACGAGCTCTTTTATGAAGATGCCGTCAATGCAGCACAGATTTTAGAGATTTCTTTGACCTCTCGGAATAAAAATGCAGAAAATCCGATTCCCATGGCTGGAGTTCCCTATCATTCGGCCCAGCAGTACATCGATGTCTTGATCGAAAAAGGCTATAAGGTGGCTATTGCAGAGCAGATGGAAGATCCCAAGCAAGCCGTCGGTGTGGTCAAACGGGAAGTGGTCCAAGTCATTACTCCGGGGACCGTTGTCGATTCGACCAAGCCAGACAGCGCCAACAACTTCCTGGTAGCCTTGTCTCATGATGAGACGGACTATGGCCTTGCCTATATGGACCTAGTGACCGGGGAGTTTCAGGTCACCAGTCTGAATGATTTTGCCATGGTCTGTGGGGAGATCCGCAACCTACGGGCGCGGGAGATTGTCCTGACCTACTCCTTGTCAGAAGGTGAAGAAAGAGTCCTTCTTGGCCAAATGAACCTCTTGCTCTCCCCTATCTCAGAAGTGGCGGAGGATGTCCAACTTTTAGGGGCTGACTTGACTCATTTGGAGAGAATAGCGGCAGGAGGCCTGCTCCAATACGTCCAGGAAACCCAGAAGCGGGAACTCCACCATATCAAGCCTGCCCATCACTATGAAGTTCGTGATTTCTTGCAGATGGATTATGCGACCAAGGCGAGTTTGGACTTGACAGAAAATGCTCGGACTGGCAAAAAACATGGCAGCCTCTACTGGCTCCTAGATGAAAGCAAGACAGCCATGGGAGGCCGTCTCTTGCGGGCATGGATCCAGAAGCCTTTGATGGACCGCCATCGGATCGAAGAACGCCAAGAGATTATCCAAGTCTTCTTGGACCATTTCTTTGAGCGAAGTGATCTGGCAGATCGTCTCAAGGGAGTGTATGACATCGAGCGATTGGCCAGTCGGGTTTCCTTTGGCAAGACCACTCCCAAGGACCTCTTGCAGTTGGGTGAAACCCTGCGCCATGTTCCCTTGATCAAATCGCTTTTGGTCGAGATGGGCGAGCCCGTGCTAGACCTCCTCGTTGCCCAGTTAGATGAGCTACCAGAGCTTTGCCGTCTCATCGAGGCAGCGATTGACCCGGATGCCCCTATCGTTCTGACAGAAGGTAATATCATCCGTACCGGCTTTGACCCAACTCTGGACCAGTACCGTGTCGTCCTCCGGGAAGGGACCGGCTGGATTGCAGAGATCGAAGCCAAAGAACGGGAGGCCAGTGGCATCACCGGACTTAAAATTGACTACAACAAAAAAGATGGCTATTATTTCCATGTGACCAATTCCCAATTATCCCGTGTACCAGCTCATTTCTTCCGCAAGGCAACCTTGAAAAATTCTGAGCGCTTTGGGACAGAGGAACTGGCTCGGATTGAAGGGGAGATGCTAGAAGCTCGGGAACAGTCGACTAGCCTAGAGTATGCGATTTTCCTACGGATCAGAGAGGAAGTCGGCAAGTACATCCAGCGCCTGCAGTCCCTAGCCCAAGCCCTAGCAACGGTGGACGTCTTGCAAGGGTTGGCCTGTGTAGCTGAAAGGCAACAACTGACCCGTCCAGTCTTCCAAGAGGCGCGCGATATCCGGATTGAAAAGGGGCGTCATCCAGTTGTTGAGAAGGTGATGGGAGCTCAAAGCTACATCCCCAACAGCATTTCTATGGATGAGACCTGTGATATCCAGTTGATTACGGGACCTAATATGAGCGGGAAGTCCACCTATATGCGCCAGTTGGCCATCATTGTCATTATGGCTCAGGTTGGTTCCTTTGTACCGGCTCAGGCGGCGACCCTTCCTCTCTTTGATGCCATTTATACCCGGATTGGGGCTGCAGATGACTTGGTATCCGGTCAATCGACCTTTATGGTTGAGATGATGGAGGCCAACAATGCCATTCGCCAAGCGACTCCGGCTTCTCTTATCTTGTTTGATGAGTTGGGACGGGGGACGGCGACCTATGATGGGATGGCCTTGGCTCAAGCCATCATCGAATACATCCATGACCGGACAGGTGCCAAGACGCTCTTTGCCACCCACTACCATGAGTTGACCGACCTGGAGCAGACCCTATCTCGCTTGCGCAATGTCCACGTCGCAACCTTGGAGAAGGATGGCCAAGTGACCTTCTTGCACCGGATTGAAGAGGGACCAGCGGATAAATCCTATGGGATCCATGTGGCCAAGATTGCCGGGCTGCCAAGCGATCTCTTGAAGCGGGCAGATACTATCTTGAGTCAATTAGAAGGCCAAAGCCACGAAGTGCCGATGGCGACTCCAACACAAGAATCCTCTCCACAGGTCGGAGAACAGATATCCTTGTTTGAAGCAACTTCCTCTCACTCTGTCTTAGAAGAGTTGAAGAATCTCGATATCTACAATATGACCCCGATGGAAGTCATGATGGCAGTTGCCGAGATGAAAAAGAGAATTTAA
- the argR gene encoding arginine repressor yields the protein MKKDERQLLIREIIQHEKLSTQKDIQDRLEQRGAGVTQTTLSRDLREIGLIKVKEKGGLYYKLADEPDRTDIFRLIAQYAQVVSRAEFTLVVRTELGEAAILANAVDEILDDQILGTVAGANTLLIVCKDQEVAQTVQQTILQHSSH from the coding sequence ATGAAAAAAGATGAACGTCAACTTTTGATTCGAGAAATTATTCAACATGAGAAGTTATCGACGCAAAAAGACATTCAAGACCGTCTAGAACAAAGAGGGGCGGGAGTGACCCAGACAACCTTATCTAGAGATCTACGAGAAATCGGTCTGATCAAGGTAAAAGAAAAGGGTGGCCTCTATTATAAATTAGCAGACGAACCTGATCGAACAGATATTTTTAGACTGATTGCTCAATATGCACAAGTGGTCTCGAGAGCGGAGTTCACACTGGTTGTTCGGACGGAGCTGGGAGAAGCGGCTATTTTAGCCAATGCAGTCGATGAGATCTTGGATGATCAAATCCTTGGCACCGTCGCAGGGGCCAATACCCTCTTAATTGTTTGCAAGGACCAAGAAGTAGCACAAACAGTCCAGCAGACCATTCTCCAACATTCTAGTCACTAG
- the argS gene encoding arginine--tRNA ligase — MNHKELIASELAKVIEGLDQETILNLLEQPKSSDLGDIAFPAFSLAKIERKAPQAIAADIAEKIDASHFEKVVATGPYVNFFLDKSKISDHVIKSVIEAGADYGQQDEGHGGNITIDLSSPNIAKPFSVGHLRSTVIGDALSNIFRKMGYNTIKINHLGDWGKQFGLLMVAYKKWGSKEAVEANPIDELLKLYVRINAEIENDPALDEEGRLWFKKLEDGDPEATELWQWFRDESLVEFNRIYKLLGVEFDSLNGEAFYNDKMDEAVQILEDKGLLKESKGASIVELDDVNLPPAMIKKSDGATLYITRDIATAIYRARTYNFVKNIYAVGQEQSNHFRQLKAVLKKMGFDWSDDMIHVDFGLVTKNRQKLSTRKGNIILLEPTLQEAISRAKAQIEEKNPELENKEEVARAVGVGAVKFYDLKTDRRNGYDFDLEAMVSFEGETGPYVQYAYARIQSILRKANFTPSADATYSLNDPESWEIIKLLQDFARVVKRAAENYDPSLIAKYAINLAQAFNKYYAHTRILDESPERDSRLALSYSTAVVLKEALRLLGVDAPEKM, encoded by the coding sequence ATGAATCATAAAGAACTTATTGCAAGTGAATTGGCAAAAGTCATTGAAGGCTTAGACCAAGAAACTATCTTAAATTTACTAGAGCAACCAAAATCTTCAGACCTCGGAGATATCGCCTTTCCTGCCTTTTCTTTGGCTAAAATCGAACGCAAAGCTCCTCAAGCGATTGCTGCTGATATTGCGGAAAAAATCGATGCCTCTCACTTTGAAAAAGTCGTTGCAACTGGACCTTATGTAAACTTCTTCTTGGACAAATCTAAGATCTCTGATCACGTAATCAAATCTGTTATCGAAGCAGGTGCAGACTACGGTCAGCAAGACGAAGGACATGGAGGAAATATTACCATCGACCTTTCTAGTCCAAATATTGCAAAACCTTTCTCAGTTGGTCATTTGCGCTCAACCGTTATCGGAGATGCTCTTTCAAATATCTTCCGCAAAATGGGCTACAACACCATTAAAATCAACCACTTGGGAGACTGGGGTAAACAATTTGGTCTCTTGATGGTCGCTTATAAAAAATGGGGTAGCAAGGAAGCCGTCGAAGCCAATCCAATCGATGAATTGTTGAAACTCTATGTCCGCATCAATGCCGAAATCGAAAACGATCCTGCTTTGGATGAGGAAGGACGTCTCTGGTTCAAGAAATTGGAAGATGGAGATCCAGAAGCGACTGAATTGTGGCAATGGTTCCGTGACGAGAGCTTGGTAGAATTCAACCGTATCTACAAACTCCTCGGTGTTGAATTTGACAGCTTAAACGGAGAAGCTTTCTACAATGACAAGATGGATGAAGCTGTCCAAATCCTTGAAGACAAAGGCTTGTTGAAAGAGTCTAAGGGAGCTAGCATCGTTGAGCTGGATGATGTCAACCTTCCACCAGCTATGATTAAGAAATCAGACGGTGCCACTCTTTATATCACTCGTGATATCGCAACCGCTATCTATCGTGCACGGACTTACAACTTTGTGAAAAACATCTATGCTGTAGGTCAAGAACAATCCAACCACTTCCGTCAGTTGAAAGCTGTTTTGAAGAAAATGGGATTTGACTGGAGCGACGATATGATCCACGTTGACTTTGGTTTGGTCACAAAGAACCGCCAAAAATTGTCAACTCGTAAAGGAAATATCATCCTGCTCGAACCAACCCTTCAAGAAGCCATCTCTCGTGCTAAAGCGCAGATCGAAGAAAAGAACCCTGAATTGGAAAACAAGGAAGAAGTAGCACGTGCAGTCGGTGTTGGTGCCGTTAAGTTCTACGACTTGAAGACAGATCGTCGCAACGGGTATGACTTTGACCTTGAAGCCATGGTATCCTTCGAAGGGGAAACTGGACCATACGTTCAATACGCATACGCACGTATCCAATCCATCCTTCGCAAAGCCAACTTCACTCCATCTGCAGATGCAACATACAGCTTGAACGACCCTGAAAGCTGGGAAATCATCAAACTTCTCCAAGACTTTGCTCGTGTCGTGAAACGTGCTGCTGAAAACTATGACCCATCCTTGATTGCTAAATATGCTATCAACTTGGCTCAAGCCTTCAACAAGTACTATGCTCACACTCGTATCTTGGATGAAAGCCCAGAACGCGATAGCCGCCTTGCTCTTAGCTACTCAACAGCAGTTGTTTTGAAAGAAGCGCTTCGCTTACTTGGTGTCGATGCACCTGAGAAAATGTAA
- the nrdI gene encoding class Ib ribonucleoside-diphosphate reductase assembly flavoprotein NrdI translates to MEKKMKVCFVYISLSGNTESFVRRLSDYLWEQYPDLVIEKIHVKDLVKEGKPFFEVDTPFIAFLPTYLEGGNGVDNGDVEILTTDVADFIAYGDNATKCLGVVGSGNRNFNNQYCLTAKQYSQRFGFPMLADFEMRGMLGDIKKVAAIVEDLYRL, encoded by the coding sequence TTGGAGAAAAAAATGAAAGTATGTTTTGTCTATATCAGTTTAAGTGGCAATACTGAAAGTTTTGTTCGTCGTCTCAGTGATTATCTATGGGAGCAGTACCCTGACTTGGTCATTGAAAAAATCCATGTCAAAGACCTAGTCAAAGAAGGGAAGCCCTTCTTTGAAGTTGATACACCTTTTATCGCCTTTTTGCCGACCTACCTAGAAGGAGGAAATGGTGTTGATAATGGAGATGTGGAAATTTTAACGACCGATGTAGCAGACTTTATCGCCTATGGAGACAATGCCACTAAATGCTTGGGAGTTGTAGGATCAGGAAATCGCAACTTCAACAATCAATATTGCCTAACGGCCAAGCAGTACAGCCAACGCTTTGGTTTCCCTATGCTAGCAGACTTTGAGATGCGAGGAATGCTAGGGGATATCAAAAAAGTAGCGGCCATTGTAGAAGATTTGTATCGTCTTTAA